A genomic region of Dunckerocampus dactyliophorus isolate RoL2022-P2 chromosome 8, RoL_Ddac_1.1, whole genome shotgun sequence contains the following coding sequences:
- the lhfpl5a gene encoding LHFPL tetraspan subfamily member 5 protein: MLPAKEAAKIYHTNYVRNSRAVGVLWTVFTITFAVITVVVFIQPYWIGDSVNTPQAGYFGLFHYCIGNALTSELICKGSALDFGSIPSGAFKTAMFFVGISTLLVVGSIVCFSLFFFCNAGSVYKICAWMQLASSACMVIGCMIYPDGWDSDEVKRMCGQRTDKYTLGHCTVRWAYILAIISIMDSLILSFLAFSLGSRQDKLLPEDFQVEGKGTSREGRT; this comes from the exons ATGTTGCCGGCCAAAGAGGCGGCAAAGATCTACCACACCAACTACGTGCGTAATTCCCGCGCTGTAGGTGTGCTGTGGACCGTGTTCACCATCACGTTCGCTGTGATCACGGTGGTGGTGTTCATCCAGCCCTACTGGATTGGGGACAGTGTCAACACGCCACAAGCTGGTTATTTCGGCCTCTTCCACTATTGCATAGGGAACGCACTCACCTCGGAGCTCATCTGCAAAGGGAGCGCACTGGACTTTGGCTCCATCCCGTCCGGAGCCTTCAAGACGGCCATGTTCTTCGTAGGCATCTCCACGCTGCTGGTTGTGGGTAGCATCGTGTGCTTCAGTCTCTTCTTCTTTTGCAACGCGGGCAGTGTGTACAAGATCTGCGCCTGGATGCAGCTGGCCTCCA GCGCTTGCATGGTGATCGGCTGCATGATTTACCCCGATGGCTGGGACTCGGATGAGGTGAAGCGCATGTGTGGCCAGCGGACCGACAAATACACCCTAGGTCACTGCACGGTGCGTTGGGCCTACATCCTCGCCATCATCAGCATCATGGACTCGCTCATCTTGTCTTTCCTGGCCTTCAGCCTGGGCAGCAGACAGGACAAGCTGCTGCCTGAGGACTTCCAAGTGGAGGGGAAAGGTACCAGCAGGGAGGGGAGGACATAA